From a region of the Candidatus Atribacteria bacterium ADurb.Bin276 genome:
- the nuoI gene encoding NADH-quinone oxidoreductase subunit I — MKTVLIVSLGDTRSWMKPWIDQIDTHFPVRVHLLNSAELGNNLPLNYDRFIFTGKSLLLHRENIARICAAANIDPLRVFSYPEEHLPQSMDDEKMNQWNSYLHQVILTHKAEQPVEAINLQLIKKVAVLGRNPIDDSILEEFQKVGLEIFQPIPPFTIKRQGIQYCIESQPGAIIVGGVVVVPEFQPVFSYPIPSEVDDTRKVLFLEDFKNKVLLRNFRKQTVVFLVPEVMVPAETWSTLYDLSQLLVQRDQAQVFILCREVVVAGDGLEKKYLESRKAGVLIEKIDFSHLVLQPSLDMRGSWISFVTERDRISQKFLSDWMIKVPGKKVIPYDLTKIFFGDRLIPFLSPSNNINLPLYSLPLDGWYHLPDNKLTIDTRYAIQEVVDYLQQEVSAEKNRAIVDEERCVLCLTCLRTCPWSAIDIEGSSKRKKARINWEQCHLCGLCSTSCPAGAITLYGLEMDKTITTQAE, encoded by the coding sequence TTGAAGACTGTTCTTATCGTCTCTCTTGGCGATACCCGGTCTTGGATGAAGCCTTGGATAGATCAAATTGATACTCATTTCCCAGTTCGAGTTCATTTGCTTAATTCGGCTGAACTTGGGAATAATCTTCCGTTGAATTACGATCGATTCATATTTACTGGAAAAAGTCTTCTCCTACATCGAGAAAATATAGCTCGGATTTGTGCTGCAGCAAACATTGATCCTCTACGAGTATTTTCTTATCCAGAAGAACATCTTCCTCAATCCATGGATGATGAGAAAATGAATCAATGGAATTCTTACCTTCACCAGGTCATACTCACTCACAAAGCTGAACAACCGGTTGAAGCAATAAACCTTCAACTAATTAAGAAAGTTGCCGTCCTAGGGAGGAATCCAATTGACGATAGCATTCTCGAAGAATTTCAAAAAGTTGGTCTTGAAATTTTCCAACCCATCCCTCCCTTTACTATCAAGCGTCAGGGAATTCAATATTGTATTGAGTCACAACCAGGAGCAATAATAGTTGGAGGGGTAGTGGTTGTTCCCGAATTTCAACCGGTTTTTTCCTACCCGATTCCCAGCGAAGTGGATGATACTCGCAAGGTCCTTTTCCTCGAAGATTTTAAAAACAAAGTTCTATTGCGGAATTTTCGAAAACAAACCGTGGTTTTTCTGGTTCCTGAAGTTATGGTACCAGCTGAAACCTGGTCAACTCTTTATGACCTCTCCCAACTCTTAGTTCAAAGAGACCAAGCACAAGTATTTATTCTTTGTCGGGAAGTAGTTGTTGCCGGTGATGGTTTGGAAAAAAAATATCTTGAGAGCCGAAAAGCAGGTGTCCTCATTGAAAAAATTGATTTTTCTCATTTGGTACTCCAACCCTCTTTAGATATGCGAGGAAGTTGGATCAGTTTTGTTACCGAGCGGGATAGAATCTCTCAAAAATTTTTAAGTGATTGGATGATCAAGGTACCCGGGAAAAAAGTCATTCCTTATGACCTCACCAAGATATTTTTCGGTGATCGTCTGATTCCATTTTTATCACCATCAAATAATATTAACCTTCCGCTCTATAGTTTGCCTCTCGATGGTTGGTACCATCTACCAGACAATAAATTAACTATTGATACACGCTATGCTATCCAGGAAGTGGTTGACTATCTCCAGCAGGAGGTATCCGCCGAGAAGAATCGAGCCATAGTCGATGAAGAAAGGTGTGTTCTCTGTTTGACCTGTCTTCGAACCTGTCCCTGGAGTGCTATTGATATCGAAGGGTCGTCAAAAAGAAAAAAAGCCCGAATCAATTGGGAACAATGCCATCTCTGTGGCTTATGCTCAACATCTTGCCCAGCCGGTGCCATAACTCTATACGGTCTTGAAATGGATAAGACCATCACAACTCAAGCAGAGTAG
- a CDS encoding Methyl-viologen-reducing hydrogenase, delta subunit, producing the protein MVIACDKSGYPAMIKYTTENSTNHEFIKIIKAPCLGSVKESDILEAFEGKCDRILLVGCPIDSCFHQNGSRFAQRRVNRINHLLEEAGITKRVAISFVTAEKISEIKRTLDLISSTPVQEEHKP; encoded by the coding sequence TTGGTAATCGCTTGTGATAAAAGTGGCTATCCAGCGATGATAAAATATACCACTGAAAATTCAACCAATCATGAATTTATCAAAATTATTAAAGCGCCCTGCCTTGGAAGTGTAAAAGAAAGTGATATTCTTGAAGCCTTTGAAGGGAAGTGTGATCGGATTCTCTTGGTTGGCTGCCCCATTGATAGCTGCTTTCATCAAAATGGAAGTCGATTTGCTCAAAGGCGAGTAAATAGAATCAATCATCTGTTAGAAGAAGCTGGTATTACCAAAAGAGTAGCTATCAGTTTTGTAACTGCCGAAAAAATCTCTGAAATAAAAAGAACTTTGGATTTGATCTCGAGTACTCCAGTCCAAGAGGAGCATAAACCATGA